The Pontibacter pudoricolor genome contains a region encoding:
- a CDS encoding APC family permease yields the protein MEQQTQNTRETAQQSTGFKREITLFDAIMIVTGGMIGSGIFIVTADISRAVVSPGNMLLVWAVSGFLTIVGAISYGELSSMFPKVGGQYVYLKEAYNKLVAFLYGWTLFLVIQTGVIAAVCVAFAKFTGVLFPWFSDNNVLFSIGGFNFSTVQLLAIVSIVGLTYINTRGVDSGKFIQNIFSSTKLIALFGLILLGLLFGVNETAIQANFSDFWGTQTATDGTSLLPPTSIALITAIGMAMVGALFSSDAWNNIGFSGDEIVNPKRTIVLSMVIGSALVTGIYLLINLVYLLVLPMHGSASATDIMGQGITFANNDRVGTAVAEIIGGYKATIAIALLIMVSTFGCSNGAILSGARVYYAIAKDGLFFKSMGRLNKNGVPEAALWFQCIWACLLCLSGSYNQLLDYVIFAVMLFYILTIIGVFVLRVKRPDLPRPYKAFGYPVLPALYILLASAICVILLIYKPTYTWPGLIIVALGIPVYYYFGKKFSEQNTEA from the coding sequence ATGGAGCAGCAAACACAAAACACCAGGGAGACAGCGCAACAAAGCACCGGTTTCAAGCGCGAGATCACGTTATTCGATGCGATCATGATCGTAACGGGTGGAATGATCGGATCGGGTATCTTTATCGTTACCGCTGATATTTCGAGAGCCGTGGTTTCGCCGGGCAATATGCTGCTCGTGTGGGCCGTTTCCGGCTTTTTAACTATAGTTGGGGCTATAAGCTATGGCGAGCTCTCCTCTATGTTCCCCAAAGTAGGTGGCCAATACGTGTACCTGAAAGAGGCTTATAACAAACTGGTGGCTTTCCTGTATGGCTGGACCTTGTTTTTAGTGATACAGACCGGTGTAATTGCCGCAGTTTGTGTGGCCTTCGCCAAGTTTACCGGTGTGCTCTTCCCGTGGTTTTCTGATAATAACGTGCTGTTCAGCATAGGTGGCTTCAATTTCAGTACAGTGCAGTTGCTGGCTATAGTTAGTATTGTGGGCCTTACGTACATTAACACCAGGGGTGTTGACAGCGGCAAGTTCATCCAGAACATTTTCAGCAGTACCAAACTGATCGCCCTTTTCGGCCTCATTCTGTTAGGCTTGCTCTTTGGGGTGAATGAGACTGCCATCCAGGCCAACTTCTCAGATTTCTGGGGAACGCAAACGGCAACAGACGGCACATCGTTGTTACCGCCAACCAGCATTGCCCTTATTACTGCCATCGGCATGGCCATGGTGGGCGCCCTTTTCTCTTCTGACGCCTGGAACAACATTGGCTTCTCCGGTGACGAGATCGTGAACCCGAAACGCACCATTGTTTTGAGTATGGTGATCGGGTCGGCGCTTGTTACGGGCATTTACCTGCTCATTAACCTGGTTTACCTGCTGGTACTGCCCATGCACGGAAGCGCCTCCGCCACCGACATTATGGGCCAGGGAATTACGTTTGCCAACAACGACCGCGTAGGTACTGCTGTAGCCGAAATTATCGGGGGTTACAAAGCAACTATAGCCATTGCCCTGCTCATCATGGTTTCTACGTTCGGCTGTAGCAACGGCGCCATCCTTTCCGGGGCAAGAGTGTACTATGCCATTGCCAAAGACGGCTTGTTTTTCAAAAGCATGGGCCGCCTGAACAAGAACGGTGTGCCGGAAGCAGCACTTTGGTTCCAGTGTATTTGGGCCTGCCTTCTTTGCCTGTCGGGTTCCTACAACCAGCTCCTCGACTACGTTATTTTTGCTGTAATGCTGTTTTATATCCTGACCATAATCGGCGTATTTGTTCTGCGGGTAAAGCGCCCAGACCTGCCGCGCCCTTACAAAGCATTTGGCTATCCTGTACTCCCGGCGCTTTATATTTTGCTGGCTTCTGCCATCTGTGTTATCCTGCTTATCTATAAACCAACTTACACCTGGCCGGGGCTTATTATAGTGGCACTGGGTATACCGGTCTATTATTACTTCGGCAAGAAATTCTCCGAGCAAAACACGGAAGCATAA
- a CDS encoding SPW repeat protein encodes MWAQIINALLGIWLMASPAVFGFADDKTISNNAHIVGPVVASFAIIACWEATRVIRYYNLLPGAWLLLAPWVLGYDSTIAIVNNMVIGVAVIGLSLVKGKISGSYGGGWSAIWKKDSLHATEARRKLGS; translated from the coding sequence ATGTGGGCACAGATCATAAACGCACTCCTGGGAATCTGGCTGATGGCCTCCCCTGCCGTCTTCGGTTTTGCAGATGACAAGACCATTTCGAATAATGCGCATATTGTTGGTCCCGTCGTTGCCTCGTTTGCCATTATAGCTTGCTGGGAGGCAACACGGGTAATTCGCTACTATAATTTGCTACCGGGTGCATGGCTGCTGCTGGCACCCTGGGTATTGGGCTATGACTCTACTATAGCTATTGTCAACAATATGGTAATCGGGGTGGCTGTAATCGGGTTAAGCCTGGTAAAGGGAAAAATCAGCGGTTCGTACGGCGGCGGCTGGTCAGCTATCTGGAAAAAAGATTCCTTGCACGCTACCGAGGCACGTAGAAAGTTAGGGAGTTAA
- a CDS encoding vitamin K epoxide reductase family protein — protein MSNTNDAIPPGWSYNPATWGERLPIVALALLGLAIATYLGLFQLKIIPTVWEPFFGNDSRKILTSGVSQILPVPDALLGALGYAADATAGIIGGTRRWRTMPWIVILFGVMVGPLGMISVLLVVVQPVLYDAWCTLCLASAVISVVMIGPAMDEMLASLQYLKRVKDANGSLWKAFWGYKEVQGNVI, from the coding sequence ATGAGCAACACCAACGATGCTATTCCGCCAGGTTGGAGCTATAACCCCGCTACCTGGGGAGAACGCCTTCCCATTGTAGCATTGGCGCTGCTTGGCCTGGCAATTGCTACCTACCTGGGCCTTTTTCAGCTTAAGATTATCCCCACTGTATGGGAGCCGTTCTTCGGGAACGACAGCAGAAAGATCCTGACATCCGGGGTGTCTCAAATTTTACCTGTTCCGGATGCCTTGTTAGGAGCCTTAGGGTATGCAGCCGATGCGACCGCAGGGATTATAGGTGGCACGCGTCGCTGGCGCACCATGCCCTGGATCGTAATTCTGTTTGGTGTGATGGTGGGTCCGCTTGGGATGATAAGTGTGCTGCTGGTGGTGGTACAACCGGTGTTGTATGATGCCTGGTGCACGTTGTGTCTGGCTTCTGCAGTTATTTCGGTAGTGATGATCGGCCCTGCCATGGATGAGATGCTGGCTAGTTTGCAATACCTGAAACGAGTAAAAGATGCCAACGGGTCGCTCTGGAAAGCATTCTGGGGATATAAAGAAGTACAAGGTAATGTGATATAG